In the Terriglobales bacterium genome, CATCGTCGATGCGTTAGAGATCGGCTATCGCGAGTCTGGCGAGGCCATCTTCGAAATTGTTCCGCGCGACGAGAGTCCGCGCCGCCAGCTTCGTTTCTCGCAGCGCTTCGAGTGCAAGACCTGCGGACGCAAGTATGAAGAGCCGGAGCCGCGATTGTTCTCGTTCAACAATCCATACGGCGCCTGCCAGCGTTGTCAGGGATTCGGCAACACCATCGATTTCGATCTCAATCTGGTCATTCCCAATCCGCTGCTCACGTTGAACGATGGCGCAATCGAGCCGTGGACCAAGCCGAAGTACCGCGTCTTCCAAACCGAGCTGAAGAGGTTCGCAAAAGTTCATGGCATTCCGCTCGACGTGCCCTGGTGCGACCTCGAAGAAGATCAGCGTCTGCTAATTCTTCAGGGCGAAGGAAAATTTCCGGGCATTACGGGGTTCTTCTCGCTCCTGGAGCGCAAGAAATACAAGCTCCATGTACGGGTGTTCCTGAGCCGATATCGCGGTTACGCGACTTGCCAGGATTGCCAGGGACAGCGCCTGCGCGCCGAAGCACGCAATGTGAAGATCAATGGCAAGAACATCTGCGATGTGACCGCGATGACCGTCGAGCAGGCGGGGCGCTTTATCGCAGAGGTAAAGCTGACGGCACACGAGGCGGAAATCGCAGACAAGATTCTCGAGGAGCTTCGAGATCGCCTCGGGTTCTTGAACAGTGTCGGTCTCGAATACCTGACACTTGATCGGACCGCGTCAACTCTCTCCGGCGGCGAGTCGCAGCGCATTCAACTCGCAACCTCGCTGGGGTCGCGTTTGGTCGGAGCGCTCTACGTTCTCGACGAGCCCTCGATTGGATTGCATAGCCGGGACACGGATCGGCTCGTGCGAATCCTTCACGAACTGCGCGATCTCGGAAACACCATTCTTGTGGTTGAGCACGATCCGGAAGTAATGGCCGCGTCGGACCGCATTGTCGATCTCGGACCGGGAGCCGGCGAGCTTGGCGGCAAGATCATTGCTGCGGGCACTTACGGCGAAATCTCGCGCAATACGCAATCGCTCACCGGTCGTTATCTTAGCCATAATCTCGCGATTCCAATTCCGTCTACACGGCGCAAAGCTTCCGGCGAACTTCGCCTGATTGGCGCGCGGGCGAACAACCTGAAGAACATCAACGTAACCATCCCGCTGGGGATGCTGGTGGCCATAACTGGCGTTTCCGGTTCGGGAAAATCGACGCTTGTGCATGATGTTCTATATAAGGCCACGGCTGCTGTCACGGGCAGTACCGATGCGGGAAGCGCAGCCGGACTCTTCCAGCGGCTCGAAGGTGGAGAGCTGATCAAAGAAGTAATCCTGGTTGATCAGTCACCGATCGGCCGCACCCCACGCTCCAACCCCGTGACCTACATCAAGGCGTTCGACGCGATCCGTGAACTCTTCGCGTCTCTTCCGGAGGCGCAGAAGCGCGGCTACAGCGCGGGGCACTTCTCGTTCAATGTTCCTGGCGGACGCTGCGAGGCCTGCCAGGGTGATGGGACTGTCACCGTGGAAATGCAGTTCCTGGCAGATGTCGAACTTACGTGCGAAGAATGCCGGGGCACGCGTTATAAACCTACGCTTCTCGAGATTCGCTACAAGGGCAAGAACATCCACGATGTCCTCAATCTCACCGTGAAGGAGTCGCTGCAGTTCTTCGCTGGCGTCCCGAAGATTACCGACAAGCTGCGGGTTCTGGAAGAAGTTGGACTCGGATACCTGCGGCTTGGGCAGTCGGCGACGACGCTAAGTGGAGGCGAAGCTCAACGCATGAAGTTGGCCGCGCATTTGACTCCGCGAGTCGGTGATGGACGCGGCAATCGAGATGAAGAATCCGAAAATGGCTCGCGATCGCGCCGGTCGGCTGCACGACGCACTCTCTACATATTCGACGAGCCGACTACAGGTCTGCACTTCGACGACGTGAGCAAGCTGCTTGCGGCCTTTCGACGGCTCATCGAAGCAGGTGGCTCTTTAATCGTGATTGAGCATAATCTAGATGTAATCAAAGCAGCCGACTGGGTGATCGATCTCGGTCCCGAAGGCGGCGCACGTGGCGGTGAGGTCGTCGCCACCGGCACGCCTGAGGCGATCGCGCGTAACAAGAGATCGCATACCGGTCAGTGGCTCGCGCGTGTTTTGTCGAAGAATGGGAACTCGTCTTCTAACGGTGATGCGCTGGTGCAGTAAGAGATTTATCCCACTGCTTCTGTGCGCTCTGGTTGCGTCTGGATTCGCTCAAGACACTGCACGATCCGTTCGGCATCATCCTGTCGCTGTCGCGGAAGATCCTGCTTCGGATCTTCTCGATCAGGCCGAAACATTGCTCAGCAAAGGCGATGCTGCCGGAGCAAAGCCGCTTTTAGAGCAAGCCACCCAAAAAAATCCCAAGAGCTATCAGGCGTGGTACGACCTCGGCTACGCCGAACAGGCGCTGAACGAGCATGATCGGGCAATCGCTGCATATCGCAAGTCGCTCGAAATAAATCCCAAGGTATTCGAAGCCAATCTCAATTTGGGAATGCTGCTCGCTTCAGGAGGCCAGAGAGATGAAGGCGCCAAATACCTGAAGGCCGCAACCGAACTGCAGCCGGCGAGCCATCCTGAGCGGAGCAGAGAGCATGCATGGCTCACACTCGGACAGATCCTCCTACCGAGCGATTCAGCCGGAGCTGAACAAGCTTTCCTCAGCGCATCGAAGATGGCGCCGAACGATCCGCAACCGCATTTGCTGCTTGGCGAGTTGTATGAAAACTCCGGCAAGCTTGACCAGGCCAAAGCGCAGTATCAGCAAAGCCTCAGCGCAACGGATACTCAGCAACGTGCGCAGGCACTGCGCGGACTGGTGAACGTCGCTGTCGCCTCAAAGCAATATGCCGAGGCGGAAACAAACGTGCGGCAGTATCTTGTCACCGCGCCCAACGACTCTCAAGCGCATCTGCTTCTGGGACGCCTTCTGGCCGCTCAAGGCAAGAATGACGAAGCACTTCATGAGCTAGACGCAGCCGGCAACCAAAATGATCCGGCCGTGCTGCGCGAAAAAGCCGCGCTACTCAGCGCCGTTCATCGCGAGACTGATGCCATTCCTATTTACAAACTGCTCGTTGGCACGAGCAGCAACGACGCACAGCTTCGCTACGAGTACGGCCTCGCGCTCATGCATGAGCACCAATGGGCGCCTGCGGAGGAGCAACTGCTGGCCGCCGTCAAGTTGAATCCCAATTTGGCTCCGGCGTATGGCGACCTAGCGGTAGTTGCGTCCGACAATCAGCAGTACGATCTCACCTTGAAGGCGCTGGAGATTCGCACTAAGCTGCTGGGCGACAATCCTGGAACGTTCTTCCTGCGTGCGACGGCCTTGGATCATTTGCGGCGCTTTCCGGAAGCCACGGAAAATTATCGCCAATTCCTCGCGGCGGCAAACGGAAAGTATCCTGACGAAGAATGGAAGGCCCGGCACCGGTTGATTGCGATTGAGAAGCTGAAATGAAGCGGATCCTCATCATTGTTTGCGTGCTGTCATCATTTTCGCTTGCTGATAAGCCGGGCACGACACCCGAACAGCAAGAAGCAGCGAAGATCGAGCAACTCAAGCAGAAGGTC is a window encoding:
- the uvrA gene encoding excinuclease ABC subunit UvrA, which gives rise to MSNESIVVRGARVHNLKNVDFEIPHNTLTVVTGVSGSGKSSLAFDTIYAEGQRRYVESLSAYARQFLERIEKPDVDLIDGISPAIAIRQKNTTRNPRSTVATATEIYDYLRLLFARIGKTFCINCGTEVKKDTVDEVFAALSELPEGTRFNVLFPVLPTTPQNAADKKSKRGRAKASAKTNGGLSDQLKDRLGELRRRGFNRLYQNGNIFEFSTPESLLELSFAEPVFVLVDRIAFAPDQRARIVDALEIGYRESGEAIFEIVPRDESPRRQLRFSQRFECKTCGRKYEEPEPRLFSFNNPYGACQRCQGFGNTIDFDLNLVIPNPLLTLNDGAIEPWTKPKYRVFQTELKRFAKVHGIPLDVPWCDLEEDQRLLILQGEGKFPGITGFFSLLERKKYKLHVRVFLSRYRGYATCQDCQGQRLRAEARNVKINGKNICDVTAMTVEQAGRFIAEVKLTAHEAEIADKILEELRDRLGFLNSVGLEYLTLDRTASTLSGGESQRIQLATSLGSRLVGALYVLDEPSIGLHSRDTDRLVRILHELRDLGNTILVVEHDPEVMAASDRIVDLGPGAGELGGKIIAAGTYGEISRNTQSLTGRYLSHNLAIPIPSTRRKASGELRLIGARANNLKNINVTIPLGMLVAITGVSGSGKSTLVHDVLYKATAAVTGSTDAGSAAGLFQRLEGGELIKEVILVDQSPIGRTPRSNPVTYIKAFDAIRELFASLPEAQKRGYSAGHFSFNVPGGRCEACQGDGTVTVEMQFLADVELTCEECRGTRYKPTLLEIRYKGKNIHDVLNLTVKESLQFFAGVPKITDKLRVLEEVGLGYLRLGQSATTLSGGEAQRMKLAAHLTPRVGDGRGNRDEESENGSRSRRSAARRTLYIFDEPTTGLHFDDVSKLLAAFRRLIEAGGSLIVIEHNLDVIKAADWVIDLGPEGGARGGEVVATGTPEAIARNKRSHTGQWLARVLSKNGNSSSNGDALVQ
- a CDS encoding tetratricopeptide repeat protein, whose translation is MGTRLLTVMRWCSKRFIPLLLCALVASGFAQDTARSVRHHPVAVAEDPASDLLDQAETLLSKGDAAGAKPLLEQATQKNPKSYQAWYDLGYAEQALNEHDRAIAAYRKSLEINPKVFEANLNLGMLLASGGQRDEGAKYLKAATELQPASHPERSREHAWLTLGQILLPSDSAGAEQAFLSASKMAPNDPQPHLLLGELYENSGKLDQAKAQYQQSLSATDTQQRAQALRGLVNVAVASKQYAEAETNVRQYLVTAPNDSQAHLLLGRLLAAQGKNDEALHELDAAGNQNDPAVLREKAALLSAVHRETDAIPIYKLLVGTSSNDAQLRYEYGLALMHEHQWAPAEEQLLAAVKLNPNLAPAYGDLAVVASDNQQYDLTLKALEIRTKLLGDNPGTFFLRATALDHLRRFPEATENYRQFLAAANGKYPDEEWKARHRLIAIEKLK